The Streptomyces achromogenes genome window below encodes:
- a CDS encoding DUF2771 domain-containing protein codes for MTTMTRGGAADVPGAVRRRRVVAAAGAVCAGLLVLSACDKPTPMSTITVGRDSVATEATCGGEGDALKPAEITECLADKDIKSISVDPDETVRFGVDPDVADKRWTILMNGQPLTEDSDKTYRTIPGSVFFNAQYGAQGDSTLVTIKAGDGKKQSQAATGLWSFKLKKDD; via the coding sequence ATGACCACGATGACCCGCGGCGGAGCCGCTGATGTACCTGGCGCTGTGCGACGCCGCCGTGTCGTCGCCGCCGCCGGCGCCGTTTGTGCCGGACTGCTCGTCCTGTCGGCCTGCGACAAGCCGACCCCGATGTCCACGATCACCGTCGGCCGTGACTCGGTCGCCACCGAGGCCACCTGCGGCGGCGAGGGCGACGCCCTCAAGCCGGCCGAGATCACCGAGTGCCTCGCGGACAAGGACATCAAGTCCATCAGCGTCGACCCGGACGAGACCGTCCGCTTCGGCGTCGACCCCGACGTGGCCGACAAGCGCTGGACGATCCTGATGAACGGTCAGCCGCTCACCGAGGACAGCGACAAGACGTACCGCACGATCCCGGGCAGCGTGTTCTTCAACGCCCAGTACGGCGCCCAGGGCGACTCCACGCTCGTCACCATCAAGGCGGGCGACGGCAAGAAGCAGAGCCAGGCGGCGACCGGCCTGTGGTCCTTCAAGCTCAAGAAGGACGACTAG
- a CDS encoding HAD family hydrolase produces the protein MTASMTVPPALTVGFDLDMTLIDSRPGIRACWAELSARTGTYVDADLVVTRLGPPLEEEIGNWFPAREIPAVAALYRELYPAFAVGGSLEMPGAREAVAAVQAAGGRAIVVTAKWEPNARLHMDHLDLRPDAVIGDLWAEQKALALREHGASVYVGDHIGDVRGARAAGALSVTVPTGPIGAQELRTAGADVVLADLTEFPAWLAGHLGNAGS, from the coding sequence ATGACCGCCTCCATGACCGTCCCTCCCGCCCTCACCGTCGGCTTCGACCTCGACATGACCCTGATCGACTCCCGGCCCGGCATCCGGGCCTGCTGGGCGGAACTGTCGGCGAGAACGGGCACGTACGTCGACGCCGACCTGGTGGTGACGCGACTGGGGCCGCCGCTGGAGGAGGAGATCGGGAACTGGTTCCCTGCGCGGGAGATACCCGCCGTGGCCGCGCTCTACCGTGAGCTCTACCCGGCGTTCGCGGTCGGCGGCAGCCTCGAGATGCCCGGCGCCCGCGAGGCCGTCGCGGCGGTCCAGGCGGCGGGCGGGCGGGCGATCGTCGTCACCGCGAAGTGGGAGCCGAACGCCCGGCTGCACATGGACCACCTGGACCTGCGGCCCGACGCGGTGATCGGCGACCTGTGGGCCGAGCAGAAGGCCCTGGCGCTGCGCGAGCACGGGGCGAGCGTCTACGTCGGCGACCACATCGGGGACGTCCGCGGAGCGCGCGCCGCAGGAGCCCTGTCCGTCACCGTGCCCACCGGCCCGATCGGCGCGCAGGAGCTGCGGACGGCCGGCGCGGACGTCGTGCTCGCCGACCTCACCGAGTTCCCCGCCTGGCTGGCCGGCCACCTCGGGAACGCGGGCTCCTAA
- a CDS encoding helicase-associated domain-containing protein, translated as MSTEDQSAPRSLAEALRARDDASLAALLRARPDLITPVPTDLTQLATRAGTRASVVRALERLDRFVLQTAEALAVAGDPATREELFGLMAGDAGDPAVLAALPAALAALREQALVWGADDRLRLVRTARELLAPSPQHPSPTGLGPSVREATAGMSPGRVQEIVATLGLPSTHDSVSAVGALTALFTHRRKMAALLAGAPAESLEVLERLVWGPPYGQVTADPAARLRWLLDRALLLPTAPGTVVLPREVALHLRKGRAHRAPEPVPPAVEPLAVHAPQVVDATAAGQAYTALATVEELLKDWDEGGPGVLRAGGISVRDLKRTAVALDVAEPVAAFWVELAYAAGLLASDGEADERYAATPEYDEWVERPPAERWARLAEAWLAATRTSGVVGGRDIKERALSALGPGLDRSAAPEVRHRVLTLLAGLSEGGAPDAEAVLARLRWERPLRGAQGAAPGTAGSHGPQTASGTPGPHTTTGFSGAAQAAAQGDEDLRSRLARWTLAEAERLGVTGRGALSAHGRVLLGAPAAVRTARVAVDAAPAGPGDKLPAHHRPAGVVVAPLSPPEQAAAAAAAARLLAPLLPEPLDHVLLQADLTAVAPGPLRRPLADVLSVLADVESKGGATVYRFTPGSVRRALDAGRSASDLHAFLAEHSRTPVPQPLTYLIDDVARRHGHLRVGAASAYVRCDDETILNEILADKRAAGLRLRRLAPTVLAAQADPATLLDGLRAMGFAPAAESAEGDVLITRALAHRTPPRTAPEPVPDGPPVPDGTLLTAAIRAVRAGDAAATAPRRAAEDAAPLAPGELPRTSSAETLATVQAAVLTGGALWIGYVNAEGSASQRVIAPVRVEGGFVTAYDHTADEVRTYPLHRITGVAELADD; from the coding sequence ATGAGCACCGAGGACCAGTCGGCCCCCCGGTCCCTCGCGGAAGCGCTCCGCGCCCGGGACGACGCTTCCCTGGCCGCGCTGCTGCGCGCCCGCCCCGACCTGATCACTCCGGTCCCCACCGACCTCACGCAGCTCGCCACCCGCGCCGGCACCCGTGCCTCCGTCGTCCGCGCGCTGGAGCGGCTCGACCGGTTCGTGCTGCAGACGGCGGAGGCGCTGGCCGTGGCCGGCGATCCGGCGACCCGCGAGGAGCTGTTCGGCCTGATGGCGGGGGACGCCGGCGATCCGGCCGTGCTCGCGGCCCTCCCGGCGGCGTTGGCCGCCTTGCGCGAGCAGGCGCTGGTGTGGGGCGCGGACGACCGTCTCCGGTTGGTGCGCACCGCCCGTGAACTGCTGGCGCCGTCCCCGCAGCACCCGTCGCCGACGGGGCTCGGGCCGAGTGTGCGGGAGGCGACGGCGGGCATGTCGCCGGGCCGGGTCCAGGAGATCGTGGCGACGCTGGGGCTGCCGTCGACGCACGACTCGGTCTCGGCGGTGGGCGCGCTCACCGCGCTGTTCACCCATCGCCGGAAGATGGCCGCGCTGCTGGCGGGGGCGCCCGCCGAGTCCCTCGAGGTGCTGGAGCGGCTGGTGTGGGGGCCGCCGTACGGTCAGGTCACGGCCGATCCCGCGGCGCGGCTGCGCTGGCTGCTCGACCGCGCGCTGCTGCTGCCGACGGCGCCCGGGACCGTCGTGCTGCCGCGTGAGGTCGCCCTGCATCTGCGCAAGGGCCGCGCGCACCGGGCCCCCGAGCCGGTGCCGCCGGCCGTGGAGCCGCTCGCGGTGCACGCGCCGCAGGTGGTGGACGCGACGGCGGCCGGTCAGGCGTACACGGCGCTGGCGACCGTCGAGGAGCTGCTGAAGGACTGGGACGAGGGCGGTCCCGGGGTGCTGCGGGCCGGCGGGATCAGCGTCCGCGACCTCAAGCGGACGGCCGTCGCGCTGGACGTGGCCGAGCCGGTGGCCGCGTTCTGGGTCGAGCTGGCGTACGCGGCGGGGCTGCTCGCCTCGGACGGCGAGGCCGACGAACGGTACGCGGCGACCCCCGAGTACGACGAGTGGGTGGAGCGGCCGCCGGCCGAGCGGTGGGCGCGGCTCGCCGAGGCGTGGCTGGCGGCGACCCGGACCTCGGGGGTGGTGGGCGGCCGGGACATCAAGGAGCGGGCGCTGTCGGCGCTGGGTCCGGGGCTCGACCGGTCCGCCGCGCCCGAGGTGCGCCATCGGGTGCTGACGCTGCTGGCCGGGCTGTCCGAGGGCGGCGCGCCGGACGCGGAGGCGGTGCTGGCCCGGCTGCGCTGGGAGCGTCCGCTGCGCGGCGCACAGGGTGCAGCCCCTGGCACGGCGGGGTCGCACGGCCCGCAGACGGCGTCCGGGACACCGGGCCCGCACACCACGACGGGGTTCTCCGGGGCCGCGCAGGCCGCCGCGCAGGGTGACGAGGACCTCCGCTCCCGGCTCGCGCGCTGGACCCTGGCGGAGGCCGAGCGGCTCGGCGTGACCGGCCGGGGCGCGCTGTCGGCGCACGGCCGGGTGCTGCTCGGCGCGCCGGCCGCCGTCCGGACCGCGCGGGTCGCGGTGGACGCCGCTCCGGCCGGCCCGGGCGACAAGCTGCCCGCCCATCACCGGCCCGCCGGCGTCGTCGTGGCCCCTCTCTCGCCGCCCGAGCAGGCCGCGGCCGCGGCGGCCGCCGCGCGGCTGCTCGCCCCGCTGCTGCCGGAGCCGCTGGACCACGTCCTGCTCCAGGCGGACCTGACCGCGGTCGCGCCGGGCCCGCTGCGGCGGCCGCTGGCCGACGTGCTGAGCGTCCTCGCGGACGTCGAGTCCAAGGGCGGCGCGACCGTCTACCGGTTCACGCCCGGTTCCGTACGGCGCGCCCTGGACGCCGGGCGCAGCGCCTCCGACCTGCACGCCTTCCTCGCCGAGCACTCCCGTACGCCGGTGCCGCAGCCGCTGACCTATCTGATCGACGACGTGGCGCGCCGGCACGGTCATCTGCGGGTGGGCGCGGCCTCGGCGTACGTCCGCTGCGACGACGAGACGATCCTGAACGAGATCCTCGCCGACAAGCGCGCCGCCGGTCTGCGGCTGCGCCGTCTGGCTCCCACGGTGCTCGCGGCGCAGGCCGACCCGGCGACGCTCCTGGACGGCCTGCGGGCGATGGGCTTCGCGCCCGCCGCCGAGTCCGCCGAGGGGGACGTCCTGATCACCCGCGCGCTCGCGCACCGCACGCCGCCCCGGACGGCCCCCGAGCCGGTGCCGGACGGGCCGCCGGTTCCCGACGGCACGCTGCTCACCGCGGCGATCCGCGCGGTCCGGGCGGGCGACGCCGCCGCGACCGCGCCGCGCAGGGCGGCGGAGGACGCCGCTCCGCTCGCCCCGGGCGAGCTGCCGCGCACCAGTTCCGCCGAGACCCTGGCCACCGTGCAGGCCGCCGTCCTCACCGGTGGGGCGCTGTGGATCGGTTACGTCAACGCGGAGGGCTCCGCCAGTCAGCGCGTCATCGCCCCGGTGCGGGTGGAGGGCGGCTTCGTGACGGCGTACGACCACACGGCGGACGAGGTCCGCACATACCCGCTGCACCGGATCACCGGGGTGGCGGAACTGGCGGACGACTGA
- a CDS encoding DUF3027 domain-containing protein yields the protein MSAATTRSRTPDRLCAEAVDLARAAAEEAAAPGVVGEHAGLVSEGDRVVTHYFECKELGYRGWRWAATVARASRAKIVTLDEVVLLPGPDAVLAPEWVPWSERLRPGDMGPGDLLPTDAEDLRLEPGYSGEDEPLPNSPVSEEMVQLAEAEDADVTPAAPAKLPTIPVRGTIAAVAEELGLRRARVLSRYGLHTAADRWEDGFGPKTPMAQAAPASCVSCGFLARIGGSLGQAFGVCANEFSPADGRVVSLAYGCGGHSEAAVMPTPPRPAPPVVDETRVDPFPLRPAADSGSVPTTADEDAAELGHS from the coding sequence GTGAGCGCAGCGACCACGCGAAGCCGCACCCCCGACCGCCTGTGCGCCGAGGCCGTCGACCTCGCCCGCGCCGCAGCCGAGGAGGCGGCCGCCCCCGGCGTGGTCGGTGAGCACGCGGGCCTCGTCTCGGAGGGCGACCGTGTGGTCACCCACTACTTCGAGTGCAAGGAGCTGGGCTACCGGGGCTGGCGCTGGGCGGCGACGGTGGCGCGGGCGTCCCGCGCCAAGATCGTCACCCTGGACGAGGTGGTGCTCCTCCCCGGTCCCGACGCGGTCCTGGCGCCCGAGTGGGTGCCGTGGAGCGAGCGGCTGCGCCCCGGCGACATGGGGCCGGGCGACCTGCTGCCCACGGACGCGGAGGATCTGCGGCTGGAGCCGGGCTACAGCGGGGAGGACGAGCCGCTGCCGAACTCGCCCGTCTCCGAGGAGATGGTGCAGCTGGCCGAGGCGGAGGACGCGGACGTGACGCCGGCCGCGCCGGCGAAGCTGCCCACGATCCCGGTCCGGGGCACGATCGCCGCGGTGGCCGAGGAGCTGGGCCTGCGCCGGGCCCGGGTGCTGTCCCGCTACGGTCTGCACACCGCCGCCGACCGCTGGGAGGACGGCTTCGGCCCCAAGACGCCGATGGCCCAGGCGGCCCCCGCGTCCTGTGTGAGCTGCGGTTTCCTCGCCCGTATCGGCGGCTCGCTGGGGCAGGCCTTCGGTGTCTGCGCCAACGAGTTCTCCCCGGCCGACGGCCGGGTGGTCTCCCTGGCGTACGGCTGCGGCGGCCACTCGGAGGCGGCGGTGATGCCCACGCCGCCCCGGCCCGCCCCGCCGGTGGTCGACGAGACCCGGGTCGATCCGTTCCCGCTGCGCCCGGCCGCCGACTCGGGCTCGGTCCCGACCACGGCCGACGAGGACGCGGCGGAGCTCGGCCACTCGTAG
- a CDS encoding cold-shock protein — translation MPTGKVKWFNSEKGFGFLSRDDGGDVFVHSSVLPAGVEALKPGQRVEFGVVAGQRGDQALSVVILDPTPSVAAAQRKKPDELASIVQDLTTLLENITPMLEKGRYPEKTSGKKIAGLLRAVADQLDV, via the coding sequence TTGCCGACTGGCAAGGTCAAATGGTTCAACAGCGAGAAGGGCTTCGGCTTTCTCTCCCGCGATGACGGCGGTGACGTCTTCGTGCATTCCTCGGTCCTCCCCGCCGGTGTCGAGGCACTGAAGCCGGGCCAGCGTGTGGAGTTCGGCGTCGTCGCAGGTCAGCGCGGCGACCAGGCGCTCTCCGTCGTCATCCTAGACCCGACCCCCTCGGTCGCCGCGGCGCAGCGCAAGAAGCCCGACGAACTGGCCTCCATCGTCCAGGATTTGACCACCCTTCTCGAGAACATCACCCCGATGCTCGAAAAGGGCCGCTACCCGGAGAAGACCTCCGGCAAGAAGATCGCCGGCCTGCTGCGCGCCGTCGCCGACCAGTTGGACGTCTGA
- a CDS encoding 1,4-dihydroxy-6-naphthoate synthase produces the protein MTTSERPLRIAYSPCPNDTFVFDALAHGRVPDAPALDVTFADIDVTNGMAERGEPDVLKVSYAVLPYVLDTYALLPCGGALGRGCGPLVLTREEAGTGTGAGAGDAVRPSGGERLSGRTVAVPSERSTAYLLFRLWAAEHVPGGVGEIVVMPFHEIMPAVRDGKVDAGLVIHEARFTYRDYGLHKLADMGEHWEATTGLPIPLGAIIARRSLGAETLDRLAGSIRASVRAAWDDPEASRPYVMEHAQEMDPSVADQHIGLYVNEFTAELGEDGYAAVRALLTRAAAEGLLPPLGPGALDFP, from the coding sequence ATGACGACCAGTGAACGGCCCCTGCGGATCGCGTACTCCCCCTGCCCGAACGACACCTTCGTCTTCGACGCCCTGGCCCACGGCCGGGTCCCGGACGCGCCCGCGCTCGACGTGACGTTCGCGGACATCGACGTCACCAACGGCATGGCGGAGCGCGGCGAGCCGGACGTGCTGAAGGTGTCGTACGCGGTGCTGCCGTACGTCCTCGACACCTACGCGCTGCTGCCGTGCGGGGGCGCGCTGGGCCGGGGCTGCGGGCCGCTGGTGCTGACCCGCGAGGAGGCCGGCACAGGAACGGGGGCGGGCGCGGGGGACGCCGTGCGACCCTCCGGCGGTGAAAGGCTCAGCGGCCGCACGGTCGCCGTGCCGAGCGAACGGTCGACGGCGTACCTGCTGTTCCGGCTGTGGGCGGCGGAGCACGTCCCGGGGGGCGTCGGCGAGATCGTCGTCATGCCGTTCCACGAGATCATGCCGGCCGTGCGCGACGGGAAGGTCGACGCGGGCCTGGTGATCCACGAGGCCCGCTTCACCTACCGGGACTACGGGCTGCACAAGCTCGCGGACATGGGCGAGCACTGGGAGGCCACGACCGGCCTGCCGATCCCGCTGGGCGCGATCATCGCCAGGCGGTCCCTGGGCGCGGAGACCCTCGACCGGCTCGCCGGCTCGATCCGCGCGTCCGTGCGCGCCGCCTGGGACGACCCCGAGGCCTCCCGGCCGTACGTCATGGAACACGCCCAGGAGATGGATCCGTCCGTCGCCGACCAGCACATCGGTCTGTACGTCAACGAGTTCACGGCCGAACTGGGCGAGGACGGCTACGCGGCGGTACGCGCACTGCTGACCCGCGCGGCGGCCGAGGGACTGCTTCCGCCCCTCGGCCCGGGTGCGCTCGATTTCCCCTGA
- a CDS encoding futalosine hydrolase: MATAVPAERDAVVRAFPEPGRELRLPGVTLHRLRGPSGTCDLLAAGVGPALAAASVSAALTAARYEDAPYSLVVSAGIAGGFLPEAPVASLVVADRITAADLGAESADGFLPVTELGFGRVTHVPPPSLVRAAADATGAGVGTVLTVSTVTGTASRAAALHARHPRALAEAMEGFGVAEAADAHGVAVMEIRAVSNPVGPRDRAAWRIGDALTALTTAFGKLAPVLESWNRYDDQ, translated from the coding sequence GTGGCCACCGCGGTCCCCGCCGAGCGGGACGCGGTGGTCCGGGCGTTCCCCGAACCCGGCCGGGAGCTGCGCCTGCCCGGCGTCACCCTGCACCGCCTGCGGGGCCCGAGCGGGACCTGTGACCTGCTCGCCGCCGGGGTGGGTCCCGCGCTCGCCGCCGCGTCCGTCTCCGCCGCGCTGACCGCCGCACGGTACGAGGACGCCCCGTACAGCCTGGTCGTCTCGGCCGGCATCGCGGGCGGCTTCCTGCCCGAGGCGCCCGTCGCCTCCCTCGTCGTCGCGGACCGGATCACCGCCGCCGACCTGGGCGCGGAGTCCGCGGACGGCTTCCTGCCGGTCACCGAGCTGGGCTTCGGCCGGGTCACCCACGTCCCGCCGCCGTCCCTCGTCCGGGCGGCCGCGGACGCCACCGGGGCCGGCGTGGGCACGGTCCTGACCGTCTCCACGGTCACCGGCACCGCCTCCCGGGCCGCGGCCCTGCACGCACGCCACCCCCGTGCCCTGGCCGAGGCGATGGAGGGCTTCGGGGTCGCCGAGGCGGCCGACGCGCACGGCGTCGCCGTCATGGAGATCCGCGCGGTGTCCAACCCCGTCGGCCCCCGTGACCGGGCCGCCTGGCGCATCGGCGACGCGCTGACCGCGCTGACGACGGCGTTCGGGAAGCTGGCACCCGTCCTCGAGAGTTGGAACCGGTATGACGACCAGTGA
- a CDS encoding MFS transporter has translation MAAARTPQGATGIGATRGTKGRSAVSGSGRKSGSVRAIGRALHFPFTGTARGIRKATHAHGAGESGLGKLIELHGVNGAGDVMITVALASTVFFSVPTDEARGRVALYLAITMAPFTVLAPVIGPLLDRLPHGRRAAMAGAMLARALLALVLSGAVATGSIEMYPAALGVLVSSKAYGVVRSAVVPRLLPPGFSLVKANSRVTLGGLLATGVAAPVGAGLQALGPRYPLYGAFLIFVAGTFLSFSLPRKVDSAKGEDVALLAADEQHLHGPHRQQQKRPGLRTVGIAVTHALGANAALRWLSGFLTFFLAFLLREHPLTGQSAAVSLGMVAVSAGLGNALGTAVGAWLRSRAPEVIIVTVVAVVLGATVTAAAFFGAFLVACLAAVAGFSQALAKLSLDALIQRDVPELVRTSAFARSETMLQVCWVFGGAVGIVMPLNGALGLSVAAVVLALGWTTTVRGLLSSARHGGGAKPRVA, from the coding sequence GTGGCAGCCGCGAGAACACCCCAGGGCGCCACCGGGATCGGTGCGACGAGGGGGACCAAGGGGAGGAGCGCAGTGAGCGGTTCGGGCCGGAAGAGCGGGTCCGTCCGCGCGATCGGCCGTGCCCTGCACTTCCCGTTCACCGGCACCGCGCGCGGGATCAGGAAGGCGACCCACGCGCACGGCGCCGGCGAGTCCGGCCTCGGCAAGCTGATCGAACTGCACGGGGTGAACGGCGCCGGCGACGTCATGATCACCGTCGCGCTCGCCTCCACCGTGTTCTTCTCCGTGCCCACCGACGAGGCACGCGGCCGCGTCGCCCTCTACCTCGCCATCACCATGGCCCCCTTCACCGTCCTCGCCCCGGTGATCGGCCCGCTGCTCGACCGGCTCCCGCACGGGCGGCGCGCCGCCATGGCCGGGGCGATGCTGGCCCGGGCGCTCCTCGCGCTCGTCCTGTCCGGCGCCGTCGCCACCGGCAGCATCGAGATGTACCCGGCCGCGCTCGGCGTGCTGGTCTCCTCCAAGGCGTACGGGGTCGTCCGCAGCGCCGTCGTGCCCCGACTGCTGCCCCCCGGGTTCTCCCTGGTCAAAGCCAACTCTCGGGTCACCCTGGGCGGCCTCCTCGCCACCGGCGTCGCCGCGCCCGTCGGAGCGGGGCTGCAGGCGCTCGGCCCGCGCTACCCGCTCTACGGCGCCTTCTTGATCTTCGTGGCGGGGACGTTCCTGTCCTTCTCGCTCCCCCGCAAGGTCGACTCCGCCAAGGGCGAGGACGTGGCCCTGCTCGCCGCCGACGAGCAGCACCTGCACGGCCCGCACCGGCAGCAGCAGAAGCGGCCCGGTCTGCGGACGGTCGGCATCGCCGTCACGCACGCCCTCGGCGCCAACGCGGCCCTGCGCTGGCTGTCCGGGTTCCTGACCTTCTTCCTGGCGTTCCTGCTGCGCGAGCACCCGCTCACCGGACAGAGCGCGGCCGTGTCGCTGGGCATGGTGGCCGTCTCGGCCGGCCTGGGCAACGCGCTCGGCACGGCCGTCGGGGCGTGGCTGCGGTCCAGAGCACCAGAGGTGATCATCGTGACCGTCGTCGCCGTCGTGCTCGGCGCGACGGTCACGGCGGCCGCGTTCTTCGGCGCGTTCCTGGTGGCCTGCCTGGCGGCGGTCGCCGGCTTCTCCCAGGCCCTCGCCAAGCTGTCCCTGGACGCGCTGATCCAGCGGGACGTTCCGGAACTGGTCCGCACCTCGGCCTTCGCCCGCTCCGAGACGATGCTCCAGGTGTGCTGGGTGTTCGGCGGCGCGGTCGGCATCGTCATGCCGCTGAACGGCGCGCTGGGCCTGTCGGTGGCCGCCGTGGTCCTCGCGCTGGGCTGGACGACGACCGTCCGCGGCCTGCTGTCCTCGGCGCGGCACGGCGGCGGCGCGAAGCCCCGCGTGGCGTAA